A region from the Xanthocytophaga agilis genome encodes:
- the pheS gene encoding phenylalanine--tRNA ligase subunit alpha produces MLDRIKDIRQQIEDAQIDSADQLEQFRMAYISRKSVIAELFEGMKTIPAEDRRAMGAELNTLKNLAENKFKEKQAWIEEQSLSAQQAAPVDLTLPVYPNELGSVHPLTLVRNRIIEIFGRMGFAVADGPEIEDDWHNFAALNFAENHPAREMQDTFFIRKTDNPADDLLLRTHTSGVQVRLMEKQKPPIRAIMPGRVYRNEAISARAHCFFHQVEGLYIDTNVSFRDLKNTLYYFVKEMFGNDVKVRFRASYFPFTEPSAEMDISCLICKGDGCQMCKHTGWVEILGSGMVDPNVLTNCGIDAEKYTGFAFGMGIERITNLLYQVRDLRLFSENDIRFLRQFGGIS; encoded by the coding sequence ATGTTAGACCGCATTAAGGACATTCGACAACAGATCGAAGACGCCCAAATTGATTCTGCAGACCAACTGGAACAATTCCGGATGGCTTATATAAGCCGAAAAAGTGTAATTGCCGAATTGTTTGAAGGCATGAAAACCATTCCTGCAGAAGATCGCCGGGCAATGGGAGCAGAATTAAATACACTTAAGAATCTGGCTGAAAATAAGTTTAAGGAAAAGCAGGCATGGATTGAAGAGCAAAGCTTATCCGCTCAACAAGCAGCACCTGTTGATCTTACACTACCTGTATATCCAAACGAACTGGGGTCTGTACATCCATTGACGCTGGTACGTAATCGTATTATAGAGATTTTTGGCAGAATGGGATTTGCTGTTGCGGATGGCCCTGAAATTGAAGATGACTGGCACAACTTTGCCGCCTTGAACTTTGCCGAAAATCACCCTGCCCGTGAAATGCAGGATACGTTTTTTATTCGGAAAACAGATAACCCAGCAGATGACCTACTATTACGGACACATACATCTGGTGTGCAAGTGCGTTTGATGGAAAAACAAAAACCGCCAATCCGTGCTATTATGCCAGGTCGTGTGTATCGCAATGAAGCCATTTCAGCCAGAGCACATTGCTTCTTTCATCAGGTAGAAGGTCTTTATATAGATACCAATGTTAGTTTCCGAGATCTGAAAAATACGCTTTACTATTTCGTGAAGGAGATGTTTGGCAATGATGTGAAGGTGCGTTTCCGTGCTTCTTATTTCCCATTCACAGAGCCAAGTGCTGAAATGGATATATCCTGTCTTATTTGTAAAGGAGATGGTTGCCAGATGTGTAAGCATACAGGTTGGGTAGAAATTCTGGGTTCAGGTATGGTTGATCCAAATGTTCTTACCAACTGTGGCATCGATGCTGAGAAATATACCGGATTTGCTTTTGGTATGGGCATCGAACGGATTACAAACTTATTATATCAGGTACGGGATCTGCGTTTATTTAGTGAGAATGATATACGCTTCCTGCGACAGTTTGGAGGAATCAGTTAA
- a CDS encoding peptidylprolyl isomerase → MAVIGKIREKAGWAIGLIALGLGLFIVGADFFGPKSNLFSNDAEVGKIAGHGISAKEFEAEVEQIKATMAMQGQNPTEQQLQQIREQVWQDMIFRYAYQPQFEKLGIGLSPEERDDMIAGDNIHTSIKQTQVFQNASGQFDRTMLDRYLDYIESDSARPQDKQLWENFIVNQLPQMRMREKYDNLLRTSLYVTQAEAQHEYEAQVAKVDAKYIYVPYYSIPDSTIKVSDDELKTYLSAHKNQYKGDETRSLKYVTFPIMPSAKDSADLKSQLVDLAKQLAVAPNDSSFAIAESEIEVPGNGSYQVIGALPQEIQNTISTLIPGSINGPFQDGNEYYIFKYDGAKDDSIPSLRASHILFNLPKGASDSVKAQTRKQAEDVLKQIKDGASFEALAQQYGSDGTAQRGGDLGWFSKNGQMVKEFEGPIFSFNGSGLLPNLVETEYGYHIVKVTQPKTYKKYKVAVIRKSIVPSEATRNEVYRKASAIGSQAKDIASFEEAVKKDPTLSAYTADRLQPQATSINTLVNARSIVQWAFKDDTKVGTVSTELFELDNPNQYVIAVLTGKSEKGSPSVDAYRAELTNKVRNQKKAEQIISKLGDLSGTLDAIAQKYGAQAQVLTGTDITMGSNSLPSVGMEPAALGKAFGLKVGQKSKAIKGENGVIVMEVTKQTPAPQIADYTQYKTQLKQNKSFSVTYLAGEAIKEDADIEDLRYKFY, encoded by the coding sequence ATGGCAGTAATTGGTAAAATCAGAGAAAAAGCAGGCTGGGCAATCGGATTGATTGCTTTAGGATTAGGCCTTTTTATTGTCGGTGCCGACTTTTTTGGCCCCAAATCAAATCTGTTCAGTAATGATGCCGAAGTTGGAAAAATTGCGGGTCATGGCATTAGTGCTAAAGAATTTGAGGCTGAAGTGGAACAGATAAAAGCCACTATGGCAATGCAAGGGCAGAATCCAACAGAGCAACAACTGCAACAAATTCGTGAACAGGTATGGCAGGATATGATTTTCCGTTATGCATACCAGCCACAGTTTGAAAAACTGGGCATTGGCTTGTCTCCAGAAGAGCGGGATGATATGATTGCAGGAGATAACATTCATACCAGCATCAAACAAACTCAAGTATTCCAAAATGCATCAGGCCAGTTTGATAGGACTATGCTGGATCGTTACCTGGATTACATAGAGTCAGACTCTGCCCGTCCTCAGGATAAGCAATTATGGGAAAACTTTATCGTAAACCAACTGCCTCAAATGCGTATGCGTGAGAAGTATGACAATCTGTTACGTACTTCCTTATATGTTACACAGGCAGAAGCACAGCATGAGTATGAAGCACAAGTTGCCAAAGTTGATGCTAAATACATATATGTTCCTTATTATTCTATTCCTGATTCTACTATCAAGGTTTCTGATGATGAATTAAAAACGTATTTGAGTGCACATAAGAATCAGTACAAAGGAGATGAAACTCGCAGTCTTAAATATGTGACTTTCCCTATCATGCCTTCTGCTAAAGATAGCGCTGACCTGAAAAGTCAATTGGTGGATCTTGCTAAACAGCTGGCTGTTGCACCAAACGATTCATCTTTTGCTATTGCTGAATCAGAAATTGAAGTTCCAGGTAATGGTTCCTATCAGGTAATTGGGGCACTGCCTCAGGAAATTCAGAATACGATCTCTACCTTAATACCAGGTTCTATTAATGGGCCTTTTCAGGATGGTAACGAATACTACATCTTTAAATATGATGGAGCAAAAGATGATAGCATTCCTTCATTACGCGCCAGCCATATTTTATTTAATTTACCTAAAGGTGCCTCAGATTCAGTAAAAGCCCAAACTCGTAAACAAGCTGAAGATGTATTGAAACAAATCAAAGATGGAGCTAGTTTTGAAGCCCTAGCACAACAATATGGTTCTGATGGTACTGCGCAACGTGGAGGGGACTTGGGTTGGTTTTCTAAGAATGGGCAAATGGTAAAGGAGTTCGAAGGACCTATATTTAGCTTTAACGGATCTGGCTTGCTTCCAAACCTTGTCGAAACTGAGTATGGTTATCATATAGTGAAAGTAACTCAACCTAAGACATACAAGAAATACAAAGTTGCTGTTATCCGTAAGTCTATCGTACCTAGTGAGGCTACTCGAAATGAAGTATATCGTAAAGCCAGTGCAATCGGCAGTCAGGCTAAAGATATTGCTTCATTTGAAGAGGCTGTAAAGAAAGATCCTACTTTATCTGCTTACACTGCGGATCGTCTTCAGCCACAAGCTACCAGCATCAATACACTGGTTAATGCAAGATCTATTGTACAGTGGGCATTTAAAGATGATACAAAAGTAGGAACTGTTTCAACAGAATTGTTTGAACTGGATAATCCAAACCAGTATGTAATAGCTGTATTAACTGGTAAAAGTGAAAAAGGATCTCCTTCTGTAGACGCATATCGGGCTGAACTAACCAATAAGGTTCGTAATCAGAAAAAAGCAGAACAGATCATAAGCAAGTTGGGTGATCTATCTGGAACATTGGATGCTATTGCTCAGAAATATGGTGCACAAGCTCAGGTGTTGACAGGTACAGATATTACAATGGGATCTAATTCTTTACCAAGTGTGGGAATGGAACCTGCGGCCCTGGGTAAAGCATTTGGTTTGAAAGTTGGTCAGAAAAGTAAGGCTATCAAAGGTGAGAATGGTGTGATTGTAATGGAAGTTACTAAACAAACTCCTGCTCCTCAGATCGCAGATTATACACAATATAAGACGCAACTGAAACAAAATAAGAGCTTCTCTGTCACCTATCTGGCTGGTGAAGCTATCAAGGAAGATGCAGATATCGAAGATTTGAGATATAAATTCTATTAA
- a CDS encoding TraB/GumN family protein: MRHYLLLCISFLFSIPTLFAQNDKSLLWEISGKGITKPSYIFGTIHILCASDLVITNNLKIAFNKSEQLYLELDMDDPGMLLQMMQHMTMKDGITLKSLVSEADYTIVSTFFQKKTGMSIDMLAGTKPFFIMSLVLPSTMSCQTASWETSLMSLAQEQKIETYGLETLQDQLAVIDQISYKDQASMLLETLKDTIQSQKENQKLINLYKDQDIDGMQKSIAEASQATSKYERILLTDRNNRWIPLITKIATERPTFFAVGAGHLGGKKGVIQLLRKAGYQIKPVKL, encoded by the coding sequence ATGAGACATTACCTTCTGCTTTGTATCAGCTTTTTATTTTCAATACCAACTTTGTTTGCCCAGAATGATAAATCCTTATTATGGGAGATATCAGGGAAAGGAATCACTAAGCCTTCCTATATTTTTGGAACAATACATATATTGTGTGCATCAGACCTGGTAATTACTAACAATCTTAAGATTGCCTTTAACAAGTCTGAACAACTTTATTTGGAATTGGATATGGATGATCCAGGTATGTTGCTTCAGATGATGCAACATATGACCATGAAAGATGGTATAACTCTAAAGTCATTGGTTTCAGAGGCAGATTACACTATCGTATCTACCTTCTTTCAGAAGAAAACAGGCATGTCAATAGATATGTTGGCTGGAACCAAGCCATTTTTTATTATGAGTTTGGTTTTGCCTTCTACCATGAGTTGTCAGACAGCCTCATGGGAAACTTCATTAATGTCACTGGCGCAGGAGCAAAAGATTGAGACATACGGACTGGAGACTTTACAAGATCAATTGGCAGTTATTGATCAGATCTCCTATAAAGATCAGGCTTCAATGCTACTAGAGACTTTGAAAGATACTATCCAATCACAAAAAGAAAATCAAAAACTTATAAACCTATACAAAGATCAGGATATAGATGGTATGCAGAAATCTATTGCAGAGGCATCTCAGGCAACCTCCAAGTATGAACGTATACTGCTAACAGACCGAAATAACCGATGGATACCACTTATTACCAAAATTGCCACAGAGAGGCCTACTTTTTTTGCTGTAGGTGCAGGACATCTGGGAGGAAAAAAAGGAGTGATACAACTATTGCGTAAAGCAGGCTACCAAATAAAACCTGTAAAGTTATAG
- a CDS encoding SMP-30/gluconolactonase/LRE family protein, whose product MKSVSAFLTCAGLFLLLLSTNTIAQSVKLTKVWETDTTVTTPESVFYDNKTNTIYVSCINGGPAPENSKSFIAKVSPDGKVLQRITEGLNSTKGLIVSGNKIYVTEIFKLVEIDLKTGKVSKKYDVPEAKFLNDVTADESGMVYFTDMRNNRIWMLHNGMIMKVSEGGPLNNPNGLLYEKGKLLVGNGDGKILAYDIKTKQYTTLAEGMGGIDGLVSDGKKGYFASEWRGKIWHVTPDGKIELLHDTVDQKINTADIDYIPSKKTLLVPTFFVNKVLAFKVD is encoded by the coding sequence ATGAAATCAGTAAGTGCTTTTTTGACCTGTGCAGGTCTTTTCCTTCTATTACTATCAACTAATACAATTGCACAATCTGTGAAATTGACAAAGGTTTGGGAAACCGATACTACTGTCACTACTCCTGAATCAGTATTTTATGATAACAAGACAAATACCATTTATGTGTCTTGTATCAATGGGGGACCCGCTCCTGAAAATTCAAAAAGTTTTATTGCCAAGGTAAGTCCTGATGGCAAAGTCCTTCAGCGAATCACAGAAGGACTAAACTCAACCAAGGGATTGATTGTAAGTGGCAATAAAATTTATGTAACAGAGATATTTAAACTGGTAGAAATAGATCTGAAAACAGGGAAGGTTAGTAAGAAATACGATGTGCCAGAAGCAAAATTTTTGAATGATGTGACCGCTGATGAAAGTGGAATGGTGTACTTTACAGATATGCGAAACAATCGCATCTGGATGTTACACAATGGTATGATTATGAAGGTAAGCGAAGGCGGACCATTAAATAATCCAAATGGACTTTTGTATGAGAAAGGAAAGCTGCTGGTTGGAAATGGAGATGGAAAGATTTTGGCATATGATATAAAGACCAAGCAGTATACTACTCTTGCAGAAGGTATGGGTGGAATAGATGGATTGGTATCTGATGGAAAGAAGGGGTATTTTGCTTCTGAATGGCGTGGTAAAATCTGGCATGTGACACCTGATGGAAAAATTGAGCTACTGCATGATACAGTGGATCAAAAAATAAATACAGCTGACATCGACTATATCCCTTCTAAAAAGACTTTGCTGGTACCAACATTCTTTGTTAATAAAGTACTGGCATTTAAAGTAGATTGA
- a CDS encoding uridine-cytidine kinase gives MQRPFIVGITGGSGSGKTYFLNSLLKSFSSEEICLISQDNYYRPLEQQQLDSNGVQNFDLPEAIDHQLFGYHVMGLREGRTIQQKEYTFNKKDIEPQMLTFQPAPIIVVEGLFVLYYPEVANLLDLKIFIDAKEHIKLKRRIFRDNTERGYDLTDVLYRLEHHIVPAYEKYIAPLKHEADVIIPNNSHFKTALEMVILFLQSKVKSNLSVK, from the coding sequence ATGCAGCGTCCTTTCATCGTCGGTATTACAGGTGGTAGCGGTTCCGGCAAGACATATTTTCTGAATAGCCTATTAAAATCCTTTTCCTCAGAGGAGATTTGTTTAATTTCTCAGGATAACTATTACCGACCATTAGAACAGCAACAACTGGATTCTAATGGCGTACAAAACTTTGATCTTCCTGAAGCCATCGATCATCAGCTCTTTGGCTATCATGTAATGGGTCTGAGAGAGGGACGTACAATTCAACAAAAGGAATATACTTTTAACAAAAAGGATATAGAACCTCAGATGCTTACCTTCCAACCTGCTCCTATTATAGTGGTAGAAGGTTTGTTTGTGTTGTATTATCCTGAAGTAGCCAATCTATTGGATTTAAAGATCTTCATTGACGCTAAAGAACATATCAAATTGAAGCGTCGTATCTTTCGGGATAACACAGAAAGAGGATATGACCTCACAGATGTTTTATACAGACTTGAGCACCATATCGTACCTGCTTATGAGAAGTACATAGCTCCCCTTAAACATGAAGCAGATGTAATTATTCCAAACAATAGCCACTTTAAGACTGCTTTGGAAATGGTTATTCTATTTTTGCAAAGTAAGGTTAAGTCAAACCTTTCAGTAAAGTAG
- a CDS encoding ABC transporter permease — protein sequence MQPSSLKQSSNTHSDPPLWMDYLLERFCAPHLLEEVQGDLYERYYLRVRRNGIRYANRLYFWEVVSYLRPSFIRRKKILQTLTTDMLQNYLTIAFRNLWRRKAFTFLNVFGLAIGISTALLIMLYVQHEFSYDRFNEKADQIVRVVFNANTHGEHIAESHVMPPTARVLKSDYPEVLDATRLRSGGSPLVSYKENTFKINGFAFADSNFFQVFTLPFLQGNPRTALLEPNSTVITKELAKRYFGIEDPIGKMLVFKELNATCKITGVIETIPTNSHFHFDLFVSMSSLPEAKSDSWMSSEFYTYLVLPKGYDYKKLESKLDYTVDKYMSPQMQVAMGMSTKEFRQKGNSIGLFLQPLTDIHLHSNFLYDLSPAGNIQYIYIFSAIAIFMVLIACINFMNLSTAGAVKRAREVGMRKVLGSVKSELIGQFLLESILLTLFALGIAIGLVYLALPVFNHLAGRQLSFQFVETPWLLPGLLLFGILVGTIAGSYPAFFLSSFKPIQVLKGKLVTARESIGLRSGLVVFQFCVSISLMIGTTIVYQQLSYIQNKALGYDRDQVLIMRETWRLAKNEDVFYQKLLQDSRVSNASISGYVPAGNSYNNNFFVTGEDNPTKMVKTLRYGVDYRYLTTMGMKIVQGRNFSEQFATDSTAIILNETAARSFGWNKNAIGHTLTNSDNDGKKTAYHVIGIVQDFHFRSLHERISPLVMVLGQNRGTILVKVKTKDVSGLLSSLKQQWTALGVEAPFEYSFLDTDFEAVYQAEQRIGQIVGLFSGLTIFVACLGLFGLAMFMAEQRKKEIGIRKVVGASVSDIVTLFAKDFLKLVALANLIAWPLVYYAMSLWLSDFAYHIDIAWWVFAFCGASAILIALFTVSSQAIKAAHVNPVKILRSE from the coding sequence ATGCAACCATCTTCATTAAAGCAATCTTCCAATACACATAGTGATCCGCCTCTCTGGATGGACTATTTGCTGGAACGATTTTGTGCTCCCCATTTACTGGAAGAGGTACAAGGCGATCTATATGAAAGATACTATCTGCGTGTCAGAAGGAATGGGATACGCTATGCAAACAGACTGTACTTTTGGGAGGTAGTTAGTTACCTGAGGCCTTCTTTTATTCGACGCAAGAAAATACTACAAACTCTGACTACTGATATGCTACAAAACTATTTGACCATCGCCTTTCGTAATCTGTGGCGTCGTAAAGCTTTTACGTTTTTAAATGTATTTGGACTTGCCATAGGCATCTCTACTGCACTATTAATTATGTTGTATGTACAACATGAATTTAGTTATGACCGATTTAATGAGAAGGCCGATCAAATAGTGCGGGTTGTATTTAATGCAAATACACACGGAGAACATATTGCTGAATCTCATGTAATGCCACCTACAGCTCGTGTATTGAAGTCCGACTATCCGGAAGTGCTGGATGCTACCCGTTTGCGTTCTGGAGGATCTCCTTTGGTCTCTTACAAGGAGAATACATTTAAGATCAATGGTTTTGCTTTTGCAGACTCTAACTTTTTTCAGGTGTTTACACTGCCTTTCCTGCAGGGAAATCCTAGAACGGCTTTGCTTGAGCCCAATAGTACTGTCATTACCAAAGAATTAGCCAAACGTTACTTCGGAATAGAAGACCCGATAGGCAAGATGTTGGTATTTAAAGAACTAAATGCTACCTGTAAAATAACAGGAGTAATAGAAACAATCCCTACCAACTCTCACTTTCATTTTGACCTGTTTGTTTCCATGAGCAGTCTGCCTGAGGCTAAGTCAGACTCATGGATGTCATCTGAATTTTATACCTATCTGGTACTACCTAAAGGATATGACTACAAAAAGCTCGAAAGTAAGCTGGATTATACAGTAGATAAGTACATGAGTCCACAGATGCAGGTAGCAATGGGAATGAGTACAAAAGAGTTTCGGCAGAAAGGAAACAGTATAGGGCTATTTTTACAACCACTGACAGATATCCATCTGCATTCTAATTTCTTATATGATCTAAGTCCGGCTGGCAATATTCAGTATATCTATATCTTTAGTGCAATTGCCATCTTCATGGTACTTATTGCCTGTATCAACTTTATGAACCTTTCAACAGCAGGCGCTGTCAAACGAGCCAGAGAAGTAGGAATGCGTAAAGTGCTTGGCTCTGTAAAATCTGAATTGATAGGACAGTTTCTGTTGGAATCTATTCTGCTTACATTGTTCGCATTGGGTATTGCTATTGGTTTGGTATACCTGGCATTGCCTGTATTTAATCATCTGGCCGGAAGGCAACTGAGTTTCCAATTTGTAGAAACTCCCTGGTTGTTGCCTGGTCTACTTTTATTTGGTATTTTGGTTGGGACTATTGCTGGTAGTTATCCGGCATTCTTTCTGTCTTCTTTTAAACCCATACAGGTGCTGAAAGGCAAATTGGTAACAGCTCGGGAAAGTATTGGATTGCGCAGTGGTCTGGTTGTTTTTCAGTTTTGTGTCTCGATCTCTTTAATGATAGGAACAACCATCGTATATCAGCAACTTTCATATATTCAAAATAAAGCATTAGGGTACGACAGGGATCAGGTATTGATTATGCGGGAGACCTGGCGACTAGCTAAAAATGAAGATGTGTTTTATCAGAAATTGCTGCAGGATTCACGGGTGAGTAATGCAAGCATTTCAGGCTATGTACCTGCAGGTAATTCTTACAATAATAATTTTTTTGTTACAGGAGAAGATAATCCTACTAAGATGGTAAAAACGCTTCGTTATGGAGTCGATTACCGTTATCTGACAACAATGGGTATGAAAATCGTACAGGGGCGAAACTTCTCAGAACAATTTGCTACCGACTCTACTGCCATTATTCTAAATGAAACTGCTGCCAGAAGTTTTGGCTGGAATAAAAATGCCATTGGGCATACTCTTACAAATTCAGATAATGATGGAAAGAAAACTGCTTATCATGTGATTGGGATCGTGCAGGATTTTCATTTCAGATCATTGCATGAACGTATTTCTCCATTGGTAATGGTACTGGGACAAAATCGGGGGACTATACTGGTAAAGGTAAAAACAAAAGATGTGTCAGGTTTACTATCTTCACTGAAGCAACAATGGACAGCCCTTGGAGTCGAAGCACCTTTTGAATACTCCTTTCTGGATACTGATTTTGAAGCTGTCTATCAGGCAGAGCAACGAATTGGACAAATTGTAGGGCTATTCTCTGGGTTGACCATATTTGTAGCTTGTCTGGGCTTATTTGGGTTGGCGATGTTTATGGCTGAGCAGCGTAAGAAGGAAATCGGTATCCGTAAGGTGGTTGGTGCATCTGTAAGTGATATTGTAACCTTATTTGCCAAAGATTTCTTAAAACTTGTTGCTTTGGCAAATCTGATAGCATGGCCATTGGTATATTATGCTATGAGTCTTTGGTTAAGTGATTTTGCCTATCACATTGATATAGCCTGGTGGGTGTTTGCATTCTGTGGAGCTTCTGCGATTCTGATAGCTTTGTTTACCGTAAGCTCTCAGGCAATTAAAGCAGCACATGTAAATCCGGTGAAGATATTACGAAGTGAATAA
- a CDS encoding S-adenosylmethionine:tRNA ribosyltransferase-isomerase, translating to MSPNPSFLTEILLEEYTYHLPEEHIATFPVEPRDQSRLLVYNKGNITHTNFYKVTDFLPEGTLLVFNDTKVIPARLYFRRDTGALIEIFLLQPQNHSQTAHEAMRQTGSCIWQCMIGNKKRWKEGESLKMLLVISVTESIAVEAVLADVAQNLVRFSWSPANLPFSDVLAKLGEIPLPPYLNRKASKKDEETYQTVYSRNEGAVAAPTAGLHFTDVVFAELKAKGIETEFITLHVGAGTFQPIKEKNVWQHPMHIEQIVFTKSSLENLLQKPESIFVVGTTSMRSIESLYWYGVKLLRKETTNFFIEKVYPYQVEGQLPTISESFQAIYNYMQQHNLEEIIGETQILIVPGYQFRVCKGLITNYHQPGSTLILLVAAFVGEDWKRIYQEALSNGYRFLSYGDSSILIP from the coding sequence ATGAGTCCCAATCCATCATTTTTGACAGAAATTCTCCTTGAAGAATATACCTATCATTTACCTGAAGAGCATATTGCCACTTTTCCGGTTGAGCCACGGGATCAGTCCCGGTTACTGGTTTATAACAAAGGTAATATTACACATACGAATTTTTACAAAGTAACGGATTTTTTGCCTGAAGGTACATTATTAGTTTTTAATGATACCAAAGTAATTCCTGCCCGTTTATATTTTCGGCGGGACACAGGCGCTTTGATTGAAATTTTTCTATTACAACCTCAAAACCACAGCCAGACAGCTCATGAAGCCATGCGACAAACAGGTAGTTGTATCTGGCAATGCATGATTGGAAATAAAAAACGATGGAAAGAGGGAGAGTCTCTGAAGATGCTGCTAGTTATTTCTGTTACAGAATCAATAGCTGTTGAAGCTGTATTGGCAGATGTTGCTCAAAATCTGGTTCGTTTTTCCTGGTCACCTGCTAACTTGCCTTTTTCAGACGTGCTGGCAAAGTTGGGAGAGATTCCATTGCCACCTTACCTTAACCGTAAAGCAAGTAAAAAAGATGAAGAGACGTATCAAACTGTCTATTCACGAAACGAAGGAGCTGTAGCGGCACCAACTGCTGGTTTACATTTTACAGATGTTGTTTTTGCAGAGTTGAAAGCAAAAGGTATAGAAACAGAGTTTATTACGTTACATGTAGGGGCAGGTACATTTCAGCCTATCAAAGAAAAAAATGTATGGCAGCATCCCATGCATATTGAACAGATTGTTTTTACCAAAAGTAGCCTAGAGAATCTACTTCAGAAGCCAGAGTCGATTTTTGTAGTTGGTACTACCTCTATGCGAAGTATAGAGAGTCTATACTGGTATGGAGTGAAATTGCTCAGAAAGGAAACAACTAATTTCTTCATTGAGAAAGTATATCCCTATCAGGTAGAAGGACAACTGCCAACTATCAGTGAATCTTTTCAGGCTATTTATAATTACATGCAGCAACATAACCTGGAAGAGATAATAGGCGAAACACAGATTCTCATCGTACCAGGTTATCAGTTCAGAGTATGTAAAGGGCTAATCACCAACTATCACCAACCTGGAAGTACTCTTATTCTGCTGGTTGCCGCATTTGTGGGAGAAGACTGGAAACGTATTTATCAGGAGGCATTAAGCAATGGATACCGCTTTCTGAGTTATGGTGATTCTTCTATACTTATTCCATAA
- the tatC gene encoding twin-arginine translocase subunit TatC — protein MSFIDHLEELRWHIIRSVASIFIFAIAALYFHHFIFHEVLLGPSRTDFWTYRMLCKLSEVVNMADLCVNKLDFILQSRQVGGQFMTYITTAALAGLIGAFPYAFWEVWRFIKPGLRPEERRAARGAVFYVTLLFLSGVLFGYYIISPLTINFLANFKLDESISNEFDIGSYFSILATLTIACGAMFELPMVVFFLSKAGVVTPSLMREYRRHAYVVILVIAAIITPSPDMISQILVAMPLFFLYEISISVSARVEKQRQKAWDAGT, from the coding sequence ATGTCATTTATTGACCATCTGGAAGAGCTGCGCTGGCACATCATCCGCTCTGTAGCATCTATCTTCATTTTTGCGATTGCAGCATTATATTTTCACCATTTTATATTCCATGAAGTTTTGTTAGGTCCCAGCCGAACAGATTTCTGGACATATCGTATGCTCTGCAAGTTATCAGAGGTAGTGAATATGGCAGATCTTTGTGTAAACAAACTGGATTTTATTTTACAAAGCAGACAGGTAGGCGGTCAGTTCATGACCTATATTACAACAGCAGCGTTAGCCGGTTTAATCGGCGCTTTTCCATATGCTTTCTGGGAAGTCTGGCGTTTTATTAAACCAGGTCTGCGACCAGAAGAAAGAAGAGCGGCCAGAGGGGCTGTTTTTTATGTTACGCTTTTGTTTTTAAGTGGCGTCCTATTTGGCTATTATATCATTTCCCCATTGACAATCAACTTTCTGGCTAACTTTAAACTCGACGAAAGTATTTCCAACGAATTTGATATTGGCTCTTACTTCTCCATACTAGCTACACTTACAATAGCTTGTGGCGCAATGTTCGAATTGCCAATGGTAGTTTTCTTTTTATCTAAAGCGGGAGTTGTTACACCTTCTCTTATGCGGGAATATCGCCGTCATGCGTATGTTGTAATCCTAGTAATTGCTGCGATTATCACACCATCGCCTGACATGATCAGCCAGATTTTGGTTGCAATGCCTTTATTCTTCTTATATGAAATAAGTATTAGTGTTTCTGCAAGAGTAGAAAAACAAAGACAAAAAGCATGGGATGCAGGTACATAA
- a CDS encoding RDD family protein, with amino-acid sequence MDRFSSESLLDKREFVRQVISPTTWGKRLANYIIDFILSYIIAVIVIIIIGVVWGALIDEDIISKIDDMNSLVDRLITFLFQIICYYIPLEYFAGKTIGKMITRTKVVTEEGEKPDFGTIVGRSCVRIISFEVFSFLSETPIGWHDKVSGTMVVDDIPLYNLDSFESKATSFYEEEKY; translated from the coding sequence ATGGACAGATTTTCATCAGAGTCTCTTTTAGATAAACGTGAATTTGTACGTCAGGTTATCAGCCCTACTACTTGGGGGAAAAGACTAGCTAACTATATCATCGATTTTATTCTGAGCTATATTATAGCAGTGATTGTTATAATTATAATTGGGGTAGTCTGGGGGGCACTAATAGATGAGGATATTATTTCAAAGATAGATGATATGAATAGTTTGGTTGATAGACTCATTACATTTCTTTTTCAGATTATCTGCTATTATATTCCCTTGGAGTACTTTGCTGGAAAGACAATTGGAAAGATGATTACACGAACCAAAGTAGTGACAGAAGAAGGTGAGAAACCTGACTTTGGAACTATAGTTGGCCGTAGTTGTGTCCGAATTATTTCTTTTGAAGTTTTCTCTTTTCTTAGTGAAACACCAATTGGCTGGCATGACAAAGTATCAGGGACAATGGTAGTAGATGATATACCATTATATAATCTGGATAGTTTTGAATCGAAAGCTACTAGCTTTTACGAGGAAGAAAAATATTGA